A section of the Pseudomonas sp. FP453 genome encodes:
- a CDS encoding ABC transporter permease: MNFDLYGFGPALAAGALMTVKLALTALCLGLVLGLAGALAKTSPYKPLQWLGGAYSTLVRGIPELLWVLLIYFGTVNLMRALGEFFGNPDLSLSAFAAGVIALGLCFGAYATEVFRGAILAIPKGHREAGVALGLSKFRIFTRLIMPQMWRIALPGLGNLFMILMKDTALVSVIGLEEIMRHAQIGVTVTKQPFTFFMVAAFMYLGLTVLAMTAMHFLEKRAARGFARSTQ, encoded by the coding sequence ATGAATTTCGATCTCTACGGATTCGGCCCCGCGCTCGCCGCTGGCGCGCTGATGACCGTCAAACTGGCGCTCACGGCCCTGTGCCTGGGGCTGGTGCTCGGCCTGGCCGGCGCCCTGGCCAAGACGTCCCCGTACAAGCCGCTGCAATGGCTTGGCGGCGCGTACTCGACCCTCGTTCGCGGCATTCCCGAACTGCTGTGGGTGCTGCTGATCTATTTCGGCACGGTCAACCTGATGCGTGCCCTCGGCGAGTTCTTCGGCAACCCCGACCTGTCCCTCAGCGCCTTTGCCGCCGGGGTCATCGCCCTGGGCCTGTGCTTTGGCGCCTACGCCACCGAAGTGTTCCGTGGCGCGATCCTCGCCATTCCCAAGGGCCACCGCGAAGCCGGTGTGGCGTTGGGCCTGTCGAAGTTTCGCATCTTCACCCGCCTGATCATGCCGCAGATGTGGCGCATCGCCCTGCCGGGCCTGGGCAACCTGTTCATGATCCTGATGAAGGACACCGCGCTGGTCTCGGTGATCGGCCTGGAAGAAATCATGCGCCACGCGCAAATCGGCGTGACCGTGACCAAGCAGCCCTTCACCTTCTTCATGGTCGCGGCCTTCATGTACCTGGGCCTCACCGTCCTGGCGATGACCGCCATGCATTTCCTGGAAAAACGCGCCGCCCGCGGCTTTGCAAGGAGCACCCAATGA
- a CDS encoding ABC transporter permease, with protein sequence MNWAVIIKWLPKLAQGAILTLELVAIAVIAGLLLAIPLGIARSSRRWYVSALPYAYIFFFRGTPLLVQLFLVYYGLAQFDAVRESFMWPYLRDPFWCATATMTLHTAAYIAEILRGAIQAIPPGEIEAARALGMSKPKTLFYIILPRASRIGLPAYSNEVILMLKASALASTVTLLELTGMARTIIARTYLPVEIFFAAGLFYLLMAYILVRGFKLLERWLRVDACQGR encoded by the coding sequence CTGAACTGGGCCGTGATCATCAAGTGGCTGCCCAAGCTGGCCCAGGGCGCGATCCTGACCCTGGAGCTGGTGGCCATCGCCGTGATCGCCGGCCTGCTGCTGGCGATTCCGCTGGGTATCGCCCGCTCCTCGCGACGCTGGTACGTGAGCGCCCTGCCCTACGCCTACATCTTCTTTTTCCGGGGCACGCCGCTGCTGGTGCAGTTGTTCCTGGTCTACTACGGCCTGGCGCAGTTCGATGCGGTGCGCGAGAGCTTCATGTGGCCGTACCTGCGCGATCCGTTCTGGTGTGCCACCGCCACCATGACCCTGCACACCGCCGCCTATATCGCCGAGATCCTGCGCGGCGCGATCCAGGCGATCCCGCCCGGTGAGATCGAAGCGGCGCGCGCCCTGGGCATGTCCAAGCCGAAGACGCTGTTCTACATCATCCTGCCGCGCGCCTCGCGCATCGGCCTGCCGGCGTACAGCAACGAAGTGATCCTGATGCTCAAGGCCAGCGCCCTGGCCAGTACCGTGACCTTGCTCGAACTGACCGGCATGGCCCGTACGATCATCGCCCGCACCTACTTGCCGGTGGAGATCTTCTTTGCCGCTGGCCTGTTCTACCTGCTGATGGCCTACATCCTGGTGCGCGGCTTCAAGCTGCTGGAACGCTGGCTGCGCGTCGATGCGTGCCAGGGACGTTGA
- a CDS encoding methyltransferase: MRARDVEARFEALDTFLIEHQGLWRPRPFTHRQLPWEAEHPALSQWLRQRSLADAETAHNHPHDLPAPAPFPQLASQALALGAVDKLPTMPLEPARHRLNVDVPGRKWQQIEAFGAALGFAATPTHWLDWCAGKGHLGRRLLQTGQHLTCLEYDPALIAAGQALSEHHGLPVTHRLQDVMADVTLSAEHTLVALHACGDLHVRLLQLASSAGCKQLALAPCCYNRIGAERYQALSSAGQASALQLSIDDLGLPLSETVTAGARVRRQRDISMARRLGFDHLQRQLRGCDDYLPTPSLPSAWLDKPFADYCRELAALKGLSTGRQDWLALEAHGWRRLAEVRNLELLRGLFRRPLELWLVLDRALFLRENGYRVDVGSFCEAALTPRNLMVLAERD, from the coding sequence ATGCGTGCCAGGGACGTTGAAGCGCGCTTTGAAGCGCTGGATACATTCCTGATCGAACACCAAGGGCTGTGGCGACCACGGCCCTTCACCCACCGGCAATTACCCTGGGAAGCCGAACACCCCGCGCTCTCCCAGTGGCTGCGCCAACGTTCGTTGGCCGACGCCGAAACCGCCCACAACCATCCCCATGACTTACCCGCGCCCGCACCTTTTCCACAGCTGGCCAGCCAGGCGTTGGCGCTCGGTGCTGTGGATAAGTTACCGACCATGCCCCTTGAGCCCGCCCGCCATCGCCTGAATGTCGATGTGCCCGGGCGCAAATGGCAACAGATCGAAGCCTTCGGCGCGGCGCTGGGATTTGCCGCAACGCCGACACACTGGCTGGACTGGTGCGCCGGCAAGGGCCACCTCGGCCGCCGCCTGCTGCAAACCGGGCAACACCTGACCTGCCTGGAATATGACCCCGCCCTGATCGCCGCCGGCCAGGCCTTGAGCGAACACCACGGCCTGCCCGTGACCCATCGCCTGCAAGATGTGATGGCCGACGTCACGCTCAGCGCCGAGCACACGCTCGTTGCCCTGCACGCCTGCGGTGACCTGCACGTGCGCCTGCTGCAACTGGCCAGCAGCGCCGGCTGCAAGCAACTGGCCCTGGCGCCCTGCTGCTACAACCGCATCGGCGCAGAGCGTTATCAAGCACTGTCCAGCGCAGGCCAGGCGTCGGCATTGCAGCTGTCAATCGACGACCTTGGCCTGCCCCTCAGCGAAACCGTCACCGCCGGCGCCCGCGTGCGCCGCCAACGCGACATCTCCATGGCGCGGCGCCTGGGCTTCGATCACCTGCAACGGCAACTGCGCGGCTGTGACGACTACTTGCCCACCCCTTCACTGCCCAGTGCCTGGCTGGATAAACCCTTCGCCGACTACTGCCGGGAACTGGCGGCGCTCAAAGGGTTATCCACAGGCAGGCAGGATTGGCTGGCGCTGGAGGCGCACGGCTGGCGGCGACTTGCCGAGGTCAGAAACCTGGAATTGCTGCGTGGTCTGTTTCGGCGCCCGTTGGAGCTATGGCTGGTGCTGGATCGGGCACTGTTTCTGCGCGAAAACGGCTACAGGGTCGATGTCGGCAGCTTTTGCGAAGCGGCATTGACGCCGCGCAACTTGATGGTGCTTGCCGAGCGCGATTAG